CTACCTGTCTGTCCCCTACCAAAGAAAAttacttaaaggtccaatgcagccgtttttacctcaatatcaaatcatttcggagtaacaattaagtaccttactatgATTGTTTTCACTTAAAATTATCCCAAaaaagcttcttagcaaagagcaatttctctagcaataattttgctaggactgtctgggagtggtctgagtagggagggggaaactgaaaactagctgttattggcagagaggtttggaactctttcttattggtctattaactaatttaccaccaggtgatgtcaccaggcaaaccaaaactccatcccacgtaaacaggctgaaatttcaggcggtctttttaAACAGCTCTTAGACTACAATGGCATTATtatcattttcacagtattattccaacctcagtgttgacacatacactgagtgtacaaaacacctgctctttccaggtgaaaactatgatcccttattgatgtcacctgttaaatccacttcaatcagtgtagatgaaggggaggagacaggttaaagaaggatttgtaatcCTTGagtcaattgagacatggattgtgtatgtgtgccattcagaaggtgaatgggcacgacaaaagatttaagtgcctttgaacgaggtatgctagtaggtgccaggcgcactggtttgagtgtgttaactccaacgctgctgggtttttcatgctcaacagtttcctgtgtgtatcaagaatgtctacaaaggacatccagccaacttgacacaactgtgagaagcaagcattggagtcaacatgggccagcatccctgtggaacacttcgacaccttgtagtccatgcgccgacaaatttaggctgttctgagggaaaaagggggtgcaactcaatattaggaagctgttcctaatgttttgtacactcagtgtatataacacaggaaaatcaaaatgtttttgaatgcactgggcctttaagagcCTCAATTTCACACATTTCTGTTAGAAAAACTGACAAAAGCACTTAAATTGCAAAGCAGTTTACACTGAGTGGATAAAAAATGGGTAGCTAATCaaaaaaacattgtttttgtgCACAACTTTGTTTTTGTCTGAGCATCGGTGCCTCATTTTACTATTCAACGTCTGTCACCCATTGATCATGTGTCCAAACTAAAGAAAGGGAGAATGTGCTGGAACCAGAAGTAATTTAATTTGTACTATACTAGTATAGCCCCCCCCGCAATAGTGATACATAGTTAGTATGCCATACATTTTGCACATTGTGTATATATTTTATGTCATGCATTTTATTTTATACAAATGTAGCACATCTGAGCTCTTTTGTATTAAGACTGTTTGGTGTATACAGTGTGCGTACTACTGTATACCCATTATGTATATATAGCCTTTGTGTCAATAAAAATGGTAATGTACATTGTGTGTGAAAATCATTCAGTTGTGTTTAGTAAATAAAATCATGTGACATTTCGTTTATCAAGGAGTTCCTAACACAGCCACCACTAGGCACATACAGCTTTAGAGTTCACATACCTTGAAACACTATTTTCCTCTGATGTTTTACAATTCACACAGGCTTTTTGCAGCACAataaaaatacaacaacaaaaacattttaaTGCAGTTGTTCTCTAATAAATTGCATTGATGAAGACATTTTATTCTAAGAACAATGCAATACATACTAACTTAAAATGTACAGGATCCAGCCACAGTTGTCACAGTATGGATGCATCATCATCACAGGAGTGATGGGAGTGACACTGACCAACAAACAGTACAGTTGTTGGGAATTTATGATCACTTCTCACTCAGCAGAACATGTTTCACTATGGCTTGGCTCAATTCAACATCCATTGTCCATTTCCCCCCCATCCACTGCTGTCCTATATCTGCATGATGGGAAAGGGTGTCTCCTGAACCCTAAATGGGTCACCTCAGATCCATGGTAGATGCCTCATTATCACATGGGGAGATCTCCAATCCCAGTCTGAGACCTGTTTATCAGTCTCTGTGTACATGTGGGCCCTTAcctcagagctttgtgatggtgatTATTGAACTTCGACACTTAGGACATCTATGCGTGACATCTTTGAAGTTATCAATGCAGAAAGGGATAAGGCAGCAACCAGCCACACAGCTGAATGAGAAGAGACCAGAAACGACAGTTTCAAACTTTGGATTCCATCAGGTGATGTGATTATCAGACATGACACTAGCCTAAAGGCACTGGCTTTTGTCCAAACTGAAATTTGCATAGTACTGCAGGAAACAAATAACTGGAATGTAGTCTCTGAAGAGCACTTGTTGGCACCTCTACTTAGGTGAGACCTAAGCAGTCCTCCTATTCTTTGTTAACCGAAATATCCTACCAACTCTAGATGAAGCATAGAGTTGAAAACACAGCATTGTCGACATCCTGCATTCAAAGATGGCAGACGATTGTTAGTAACACAGCAGTAAGACAATATAGGTCAACTCACCCAAGTATAGACATTGTGACACAGACTAGACAGGCCACATTGCCAACTGAAGTGACAATCTCTGTGGTGATGAACTGTCGACACTCTGGGCACTGGGTCTGAGATGAGAAGGGAGGAAGTTTCTGGATGTCCAGGATCACCTCCGGAGCTATGGAGGGAGTGTAGGTGTGACCATATGACATCACTCATCTATAGGACTAGCCTCTGATCTAAGCAGGCCAGGAAAATAATTGTAGCAAAATGGGGGTACCGCTTGAAATAACCCACAAAGTTCAGACCTCATTTGACTCTCAGTCCAAGTGACTCACCTGGTATACAGGGTGGAGCTTCAACAAAGACAACAGAGGTGACAGGGAGAACAGACAAGCCCCCCTGACTGATGATGCACTCTGCAAAGGGAGACAATCATGATCAGAGTCTGAGTATTAAGAGAGTGCTGTGTGAGGACTGTATCACCATAACGTAGGTAGAGTAGACACACCTTTTCTTTGGTCCTTGGAATGGAGAATGTTATCTTGGCTTTCCTGCAGCTCTCTCTTCTTCTCAGACAGCTCCTGCAGTTCCTGGTCGATGCATTGAATCTCAATCTGCTGCTTGGAGCCCTCTGCTGGACACAGAGAGGTAATACAAGTCTCAGAGGGAGTAGGTGATAGAACACATCAGCCCTGCTGGATCATAGCTAGAGGCCACATCACACAGTACATCCATGCCTGCCATGTGCATTTACTCAATAATAGCAGTTCTAGACAGTGAATTTCCTCTTTACCTGTGCTATTGGGGTTGGAGCGGTTCCTGAACTCCTGCAGGATGGTCAGCATGTTCCTGCGGTCGTTAAGCTGCTGCCTCCTGAATGACAGTTGGTTCATCTCCATGGAGATCCTTTCCAGCTCCCTGTGCTCAGAAGAGCCAGACATCCTGGGAGCTGAAAAAAACCCACCAGCATCAGATCAGACATCACAAAGGTGGAACATTTCATAATTCTTTGACTTACCACCtgccacataataataataataataataataataataatatgccaccaGTCAATGCCACCAATCAAGAAGTCCAGTCTGAAACACATGCCAGTCGCCCAGAACCTTGCTGAAGCTTGAACTATATAGTGTTGGGccaacaattacatttttccaAGCAAGTTCAGATGATTGGGTAATGAAGTTATATAATTGATATGAATGTATCTCTATTCCTGTTATCCAACACTTGGATGACAAGCCAATAGCACTAACTTTATGTATCAATGTAAGCATCAACCGTGCACATCTAAACATATTTCATACCAAGACAAACTAATGTGAGGAGATCATGTTCTAATATGTTTGTACAAGTCAGATAGATTGTGACCAACATTGCTAAAACCCAAGATTGCAAAGATAAGAAATAGATTTCACATTTTCTCTTATCGATCTTAGCTGCTGCAAATTAAATGATTACTGTAAAGAGACAATACATATTTTTACCGGGTTTCAATGGTTGCTCCCAGCTTGTGCTGTGGAAAATGTGATGCTCCTCTATGTACTCCAGGAAATAGTGTAATATTTTGTTTTGGTTTAAACAAGGACTACAGGAGATATTTAAATATTGTGGTTCTACTCTCACGCTGTGAGACCAGGCTGCACAGCCAGCTTCGGTTAAATGATTTCAAGCGAGATAAAATTCTAAAACATATTCACTATATTTAGGTGATATTTCAGGGGCGTTTTGGTAGCACTGAAGCCTTTATTCATATTTGAAGTGGCACAATTTTACTGTACAAAATGACAGAGAATATGTCCAAACAATACAAAATTGAGACGTACAAAACATTCCACACAatcatatctacaacatgtaAAAACTTTTGAGATGTCAATTGAAAAACCTTTTAGACATCAACTGAATCATGTCAGTGTATGAATATAGTTGCTGTACATCTCCAGGTTGAAACATAGAGGTCTGAAGCAACGGGGACAGTGCAGGCAACTGACAGTAGGCAGGACTCCCCACGGTAGTGAGATCTAAGTAAGAAGTGCATAGAGCAGTGTCATTCATTGTTCAACTCAATGTATTATCAATAATATTAGAAACATACAATATTTATTTAAAAGGGTTGCAAGTGTTATACTCCCATTGGGAGTGCAAGAAATACAAATGTTGAGTCCTTTCAAAATGTGCATTATCTTATTATAATGGAAAATGCCACAGGAACATAAGACAGTGGTCCTTTCCAATAACGTTTCTCTCATTCACACGGCCATAACACTTTATTAGTTACAGTCATGATTATATGGTAACACTTTGCATACTATCAGCCTGTGAACATCTTTCAGAATGAGATCATAATTCAGAAGTCTACTGTACCTCCGTTTCACTTCTTCCTCAGTCTCTTCATGAATGTCACCTCATCTCTGTTTCTGATCCCATAACTGACAAGAAAACAACACAAGAAATGTTGTTTTCAGTTAACAAAAGCAGCACATTATGTAATATAATCACAATGGTGTTTGATTGAAACTTACTCCTTTAGTTTCATTTTGTCATCATCAAGCTTCTCTCCTTGAAATACGAGATGAAAGGTTCTCCATACGTATCTCCTGCACAAGAAAAGAaaaactctctgtgtgtgtgtgtgtgtgtgtaactatacttgtggggaccagaagtccccacaagaatagtaaacaaacaaaacatttgaccaactggggacattttgttagtccccacaaggtgaAATACTATTTctaggggggttagggttaaggttataattagtgttagggttaggagctagggttagttttagggttaggttttcgggttaaggttagggtgagggtatgtgaaaataggattttgaatgggactgaattgtgtgtccccacaaggttagttgtacaagactgtgtgtgtgtgtgtgtgtgtgtgtgtgtgtgtgtgtgtgtgtgtgtgtgtgtgtgtgtgtgtgtgttaccagctGACATGCTTCACCCCTCCCTCCCGTTGCTGTTTAAGCTCCATAAACCTCTGGATGGCTTTCTTCAAATCCAGCACCATAGCATTCTGCACCACCACTATGGCTGAACAACACACATTGGAATTTCACTTACACACACATTAGTATAAATCATTTGACCTGCTCAAAGAGGGGAAAAAAAGGTATTCTACTTAGAAAGATCAGCCAGAAACTCACGCATTACTTCGCCATCTGCTTTGCATACACGGACAGTCATGGCCTGGCCAT
This sequence is a window from Coregonus clupeaformis isolate EN_2021a chromosome 7, ASM2061545v1, whole genome shotgun sequence. Protein-coding genes within it:
- the LOC121569106 gene encoding uncharacterized protein LOC121569106 isoform X1; amino-acid sequence: MSGSSEHRELERISMEMNQLSFRRQQLNDRRNMLTILQEFRNRSNPNSTAEGSKQQIEIQCIDQELQELSEKKRELQESQDNILHSKDQRKECIISQGGLSVLPVTSVVFVEAPPCIPAPEVILDIQKLPPFSSQTQCPECRQFITTEIVTSVGNVACLVCVTMSILGCVAGCCLIPFCIDNFKDVTHRCPKCRSSIITITKL
- the LOC121569106 gene encoding uncharacterized protein LOC121569106 isoform X2 — encoded protein: MSGSSEHRELERISMEMNQLSFRRQQLNDRRNMLTILQEFRNRSNPNSTEGSKQQIEIQCIDQELQELSEKKRELQESQDNILHSKDQRKECIISQGGLSVLPVTSVVFVEAPPCIPAPEVILDIQKLPPFSSQTQCPECRQFITTEIVTSVGNVACLVCVTMSILGCVAGCCLIPFCIDNFKDVTHRCPKCRSSIITITKL
- the LOC121569107 gene encoding U11/U12 small nuclear ribonucleoprotein 25 kDa protein-like, whose translation is MMGEETQSLHLDKGLSVKEEELGQAEGKMSQVEDEQPEVEEEDEEEDEEALPHSEFLDIFEEGLARLVQDPLLCDLPIQVTLEEVNSQVALEYGQAMTVRVCKADGEVMPIVVVQNAMVLDLKKAIQRFMELKQQREGGVKHVSWRYVWRTFHLVFQGEKLDDDKMKLKDYGIRNRDEVTFMKRLRKK